The sequence gttcagtctctcatagcaacatcatcgccactttctaagagtgctcccagtagtaggtagggctatggcctctttaaaaacctatttccttggacaaaGCAGCGTTCATCAGAAAGACCAGTCACAAGTCAAGGttgtttaaaccggtctatgatgaactcccttagatcatgatctcataatgacgactgatgagttgttaagtactattaggcctccatttcatatagctcttttgatcatattgaaatcttaaagatctacatttatgtctaacatgaccaattttacaacaataagagcatgtagggggtgatctcattttagctttaaCAATGAGactagtaaagtctattgattttttttcataccctattccacccttatcaaaactacatttctgcatcctaagtagattattcaatttattatgactaacattgaacttatcataatatttttctaagtgagctatgtcatcatttaatcttaggttttcatgctccttagattctaattcatttttgaggtttctattttcttttctaagtgaTTTCGCCATGTCAAACATAAGCTTATAAGCTTGTAGTAATTCATCGTAATatggtacctcatcatcgtcgtcggaaGCGTTGTCATCATCCTTGGCCATGAGACAAATGTTTGCTTCCTCCTCATCGCTATCTTCATAGGCTTCTATCTCAAATGTCTCATGTTTGAGCTCTAGGAGGTCAATCTTTGTTTCCTTGACCTGGTTGGTTCcctcgtggcatatctccaatttatcccatatttctttagcggaggagcacattgatatttggttgtactcgttcatatctaaagaacaatgcaaaatattcatagctttagcattttgagaaattaatcgcatgtcctccttggtaaagtcatccattcccttaggaattttaatCCCTTCAACCTCTTTCATAGGTTTGTAGGGACCTTTTACCGTAACTTTCCAAAGATTATAATCTACGGATtgaatatatagggacattcgattttttcaatatccgtagtttatgccgttgaaaagaggaggacgattgatagattgcccttgagcataatcgctagctagatttgccatatagcctttttgaaaatatttttgtaaaaaggtggctctgataccacttgttagaacctaatggggggggggggggggagggggggggggggggggatttaggttctattggcaactttagcaatttaaagcaattatgctagtacgcaagcggaagacttaaagcaatcaaatataagtgcggtaaataaatgcgtaatgtaaataaaacaataaaagggataagagatatttatggaatttcgacgataaatcgtctacgtctcccctttttggttaagatcgattaaccaaggatccactagcacttcaacgtcttggccttgatggctccaaggatagccgtacaactcaacatgatcaccgcgccgatacaactcgaatacttggccttaagggctccaaggatggcctcaacacaacacacttggcttcacactcaagtgcttacaacgatagcacaacacacttggcttcacactcaagtgtttacaacaatagcacaaccaactaacaaaatatttttacaagcactctcaaatacttgaatatatcacacacacactttgatagagagaagattgcttgcaaagtagagaagagatgagttgggctATCTTCAAATGACCTTGAaaggcctctatttatagttggcaaagatttgaatctgattttggtGCATGGAGCGTGTGTTgggaagtcaaggagtgacaaaaagtgttcagcgccgctgcctactttttcccagcactgagcggattttgtggaaaagtcatatctcacaatctaaccgttggattgatctgaaatttaaaccaaagctttaaaacatctggatcttcattATGAACGgtaaagatttgattttaacaaggcaaacatttccagtaattttcggaagtcgcttcatcaagttttcaaacttgttctgtgcaacaaatttgaaaaatttatatctccatatacatccgttggattgatctgaaatttggacatagGTTGTAAAACATCATTTTCATCggatcggtggagatttgatttggatgtctcaatccttcccagttattttttgaatttgattcttcatcatttgcttcatgttctgcagaaataggtactgtgtAACCTtggtggaaaaatcataactccatatctagccgttggattgatatgaaattttgatataagttttaaAACATCCTGATATGGATtttgatcggtggagatttgatttggatgattCAAGaacgtccagtaattttcagaatttgattcttcatccttcgcttcaagttctgcagaaataagtactacacaacttttgtggaaaaatcataactccatatctagccgttggattgctctcaaatgtGGACAGTACATGTAAAAATGCCTCATCAAGATTATTATGaccggtgaagattggatttcaatgcctagaaaatgcccagtaattttcggaagttgctgctccatactttggcttcttcttgtctttttcttcatatctcttaacaatgttccatccattcaatgtgcaatacaagactttataaatatatgtatagcttcaaaatagcttccaagaatttaatcatcaataaatctaatctgtaaaatctcactttataTGGTTAGTAATAATTAActgagttttgtaatcatcaaaacataatattatgagacttgttaatgcattaaaaacattaatctcatcacatgagatttgtatgcgtttaaggcgtaacaagatcccattagactcatttctagaagtttaatgaatccttctttattgagatctaatgtccctgctgctattctcatagctgacgtccaatcatctataagatcttctctgtttttgaagtccaaaacatcaagttTTAACATAACCCtataaggatgtatcgggtctaaaacagtctttccataaggagtttgatgtagtggtatcttactccttcttgatctggttcctgctggatgtgaattttctccaacatgaaactcactatgtggttcttctattttaaccacatatcttgggggattccctatgtgTTGTTCACCCTCGGgagaatttatttttagatctactacctTGAGATTCGCAAacgaatccgcaagatcttgtaaatcctcgagatttaatctttctaaagtagtcatcagatgctgtttttctctgatactgcttttataagattaatcattatttcatcatcagttaaaagtttttgaaccattttggttttacctttctgatgtaacaaaggttcggtaccaaacgagagtggtaaccttcctcctgtatttacTTTTTTAGAACCAgaagtttgttctagatttgtgattttagtttgaagatcctttaaagttacaagaatttcttcttgtttcttaaggattgcttcaatttgccgaggtatttcatacagctgattgctgtaatattgtaccgtcttttgaatttctctaagatcttcggagcgtttagaggaatctggggtaatctctaaaaattgagagttagaaatcatctttaTTTATCTCTTAAAAATTGAGAGCATAAATCACAACCTGCCGTAAATAATCTATTGTGaacagattaacttgtttataggatttcatataaataaaatcctcttgattcaaaccttcgtttgaagtcattttttgtaaaaatcttctcctcaacaaagaaaagtatgaattaacgaataatataaagtctgaataataaacctaaagctctgataccaattttgCGGATAATTCAAGTACCATAATTGAGCACAAACATTGCATAAATGAAgtacataaatgcataaattgggtacaagaattaaacattagatttgaccaagtttggtggtcctagggagttttaaaaaagaatttttattgtagggatatttataaaaaagttagGTTTGGGTTTAGGGATTTATTCACAATTCACTCAAATATTAATTACATAgtactaaaaaaaatttaatttttggggGGACGTGCCCTCCGGGTCCTATGGTGGATCCGCCCCTGCATGTGGATTACTCCATTTATCTTCGATCTATTAATTTTTCAACACGCGAATActacaataaaaaaattgagcacCAATTTTGAGTTAGTATGTTGTGATGGAAATGCTGCGATGCtgaatttataataattatttcagTCAGAGTTCTAGTGGGTTTTTACAATTATTATTCTGGCTGGACTTTGATTCCTATCCTATTTAGGGCTGGGGAAAAATACCGAATACCGAAAATACCgtcatatcgtaccgaaaaatttACCGAATATAGCGAAAAattggtataccgaaaatttcggtattgGTATcggtatataaatttttttttcggtataccgaatataccaaaattattattatatttttaaatttttcacggttttttcggtataccgaatttttttttaattttcggtacggtatccgGTATAAAAATTCTCCATACCGAAAATTTGGTATACCAAATTTTTGGTATGGTACCGGTATGAATTTCTTCATACCGGTATGGTACGGTACGGTATACGGTATCGtagttcggtacggtataccgtcCCGTACCCAGCCCTAATCCTATTATACCACAATCCTACTGCAATTCTACAATTATTATTCAGGCAGGACTGCGAATCCAACAATTTTCAATTCAGCTAGGACTTTGCTTCCTACTATATGCAATTCAATTTCAACACATTTTTACTACAATTACTCCATAACGGTATCTCCAAATTTGATGGTTTACGACCCAAATTATTTCAGCCAGGGTTCTACCGAGTTTCTACAATCATTATTCAGACAGGTCTCTGATTCCTACCATCTTCAGTATTTTTCGCAGTCGCAAACATTATTCGTTGTCAGCaaataaatttatgaaaatattaaatgaagttattaaaatattcaaacaCCTACTATCTCTAAATAATTGCACCGCAATCTTACTGTAGTATTCCATAACATTATATCTAGATTTTTTTCTCGGTCATCTCGAAGCATGTGACCCGCCCAAGACCTATGATGGGTTATGACCCAAATTTATTATCTCCTGTAATCAGACTCCTGCTCATGTCTATTAACAGAATACTCCAAAAACTCTTACTCTCGACCATTTTTACTAAACAAGACATGCCCGAGAGTGAGGGGCTTATGATGAGTTATGACCCAATTTGATTTTTTCCCGGCCCAAGCCCAATGACTCAATCCATTTGAgtctcatattatttatttggacactttATCAAGACCCATAAATTCCtgaaagcccataagaggctcaagcccatgaaactcttcgactatctataaatagctcaagtcgtctcattattaaggtacgctCTCTATAGTCATATGCTCTAGTTCTTTAGAacttttattgggcaaatactgacttgagcgtcggagtgtcttCGTCTGGCAACCCCCGgcgccactcactttgctttgtgatgcaggtaacAATCCACAAAGTTCGGTATTTAGAACAGTTCGAGTATTAATCCGGCTATCTTGATCTTCACAAGTTACCCAAATTTTCTCTAATCgtgtaatatcaattttttgttaaatcaatataatattttgatattgataCCTCGGTGAGATAATCCGATTTATCTTAAGACCCGGGTGGTCAATGCAATGCCCGGGTAGAGAACGATTTCTGGATGCTCATAAGAGGATCGGGAATTGGTTGTTTGTCCAGCAACCAGGGTTGGGGGAGTGGGGAGATTTGATAAGTATAATTTAtgtacttaatttatatataatttgacttaacttttgtgatttattgagtgaatattatgcatattttttgttgtttttgtgagatgcaatgATTGGAGGAAAAATACCGAGAAGAAGCAGATGAATGGATTAAAGAcagcaaacttcagaaaattccTGGGCCTTTTagagaaatccaaatccaatctccaccgttcatactAAAGTTTAAGATTTTTAAAGCTTATGTAAAAATTTCAACttaatccgacggttagattgcgagatatgattttttaaaaaatgtcgcACGCTGGAACATGAGCTGTAGCGCACCTGTGCTTGAGGTGGAGGGCAGATGCGCAAAAATGAAGATTTTGAGATACTTGAAGCGTACCTGCACTTGAGGTGGAGAGCAGCTGCGCTTTATGGATGAGAAAGAGAGAAGAAGCGCAATAATTAGGAGCAGAAGCGCTAAAAGACAAAGAATTGGGAAAGGAGTTAGCAAGTCCAAGCTTGCAAGGAAGAGCAGCTGCGCCATGAGAGGAAGCAAGTCTGCGCATGAAGAAGAATCACAGGCGCAACTGTGGAACAAGACAAGCGCGTCTGCCCTAAGttgagattttgaagaaaacaGACGAAGCGCATCTGTGCATGAAACGAAGCTCATCTGCGCTACTTCacatatatgaaaaaaaattagagtTTTGGAAAGTTTGGAGTCTAGATTGTAGGGTTGATCGTGGGGATTTTCGGAAAACATATCTAAGAGATTTTATACACAAAGAGAGGAGAGCAGCCGCCACAACTCAGAAAAAATTCAGAACTATATCGTGAActtaagaagaagaaatttgtgGAAGAAGAAGACTGCTACGTGAAGATCCTCAAGAAATAAATACGAATATTGATCGACCGAACACTTCACCAaatattcggatttgttttcttccatttgaacttattattattgaattggTGTCTAGATTTCTgaacatgaatttttttttaaataatattttgagtatgaactaaattttctgAGTCTATAGGTTGACGTAGCCTGATGTAGACATTTTtacgaatttttatttttttttgattgaattctactagattaattattttttctagtattgattatcttttcaatttattggcaatagattgaattgttatatttatttgaaatcattgctcgggagaggggattttaaataggacattagaaattacaccgttaattgtttatatagctcagGAGAGTATATAACGTTAACTTTAGAAAGAACATTGCTTTTCATATATCATTAAACCTAGATTTTTAATATGGATATTAGAATCGAAGTTTAATGGATACTATTATTTGATGCTCgggagagaaaaaaaatatttaagtgtttttggctattaattgaatagaattcatgaaaataatttaattagctAGGAGTAtttgttgtcgaaaccaggtgaaatcaaaatctctagaccattttttctcATTGATTTAATATCTGAATTTGTGTGCTCAGTTTGCTAAAATTGCTAaagtttattatttatttaagttgaaAACCAAaactcttatttaattttatgaataaagtctagattattttaattacaagtactgaataatTTTCActattactcctcgtgggatcgacactctactTACTCTTTATTAAAATTTGATACCGTGCACTTGCGgacacaaaattacgcaacaggTAACATGATCTTGCACTAggccaaaattttaattttgaattctGTGAAAATCTTCACAGTTGTTTGTTTTTCTGTCATTTTTGGTGGGACACAAAGAGCAGATCTTTTGATGTTTATAAATCAGTTTCGCAACCACGTCGTTGCGAGGCTAGGGTAGtgtgtttcaaagaattttttgacatctcaattttttcttcgtaaaatttcaattttttaaaaagaaaaactgATCAAAATTACTAATTTTTAGAAACTCATCTAAACACTATCTGATGGTGTTTGATTTTGGGCAGCAGCTTCTCTGTCCAATCCTCcacatgaaattttttaaaaattaaagaatattcgtatataatataaaagtgacattttcatatataaattatattcaCCGAAAGAACATaacattttcataattaaaaagttaTCAAAAaagtattaaattaatttatgatAAATTAGGCATTGCGATGACGGACATGACACTAAAATgtctaaaatttaataatatagtataatatagataacataaaaaataataaataaataaaaataattattatcaaaataataataataattataattacattttataataaataaataaaaataatatttgattaataattttattaatattaataataaattataataatactaaaaattaatattaaataataataatattattcattatatactaataaaataattatataatttattattattattattattattatatattataataaattattattatttattagttACTTAGCTTAAATAAACTATATATGGAAAAGATTAGTATTTCATGACCTAGAACTTGATGAGTGACTACCTTGCATTATTGTCGGATAATACTATGTGTATATAGAGTGTTACATAGAGTGTTATATATCCTATTAAATTAAGATAATATCCCAAAaccatttcaaaatttttttcttttccatcGATAATTGTTTTTCTTGCTCAAAAAAACTtttaatgaaaatattatttgtaTTTCATTATTTATTGTGCAGTTTTAGGTGTGTCTAAATTGAGCTACCCATCTTTTGATACATTTTCTTATAAAAAAACTTTACCCATACCAAACATCTCCGATCTAAGTATCTTGAAATCATTTTATCATCAAAATCTTTCACGTAAACATGAAAAACTACCCATGCTTCACCGAACTATCTCATGGTAGCACATGCATTTCAAAACTTTTAAAGATCCAAACATATATCAACATTTACATCATAATGCATATAGCTTGAATGGTGGTTCAAAAAGGACAATAAACTTGCATTTTCTTCTTGATAGAGAGTAATCAGTACCTCAAGAACTCGATCGAGCTTTGTCACGAATGGATTGTTGAACGATTTCATACTTGTTGATGTATTTTTTTCCCCCTAAATTTGGGAGAGGGAAGAGGGAGGGGGTAGGCAACTGAAAATGGGAGAAGAGGGGTTCTTGTCTTGAACCCCAACGTTTTATATTGTCCCAACGGGCCGATAGCTGgatcattaattaaaaattcaaacttttaaattttttctctCAATCACTTTAAAACTTGACCGTGAAGctcaattttaaataaattttcacCCTAAAAAGTTTTtacttaaaacttaaataacatgcATGCATAATGGTCATATACTTCTGTTGGGTTGTGAAACACAAGcaatattgattttgatgataacaaaacttgttattgtgtttgtAACATATTTAGTCTAGTGTGAAGTTCTTAAACTCAAAATGAAAGTCCAAAATCGAAATTAACCAAACTGAATTTCTGGCAAGcccaatattttgatgatatctcacAGCTCAGTGATGAAAATGATTATCTGTCAAAATTATTGCATAGATAACTCATTTTAGAACACATCGTATTTCACGTAAGTTGAGCAAAAACGGATGCTATCTAGGTCAAACTGATGTCTGAATACCAAACTGAACTGGATCAGTCGAGCAAGAAAACTGAAGCAGTTTACCTTGAGCAGTTCTGGTTTTATGGCCTACTCTTATGGATAGATTTTTCCGTAGAGACCAGATGCCACATATAACAGAGCAACCACATATGAAGTTGTCAGAGAATGTTTGCGGAAAGACAAGCTAGCGgttggatttgaatttgaaatagTTGTTACCCGTCAAGTATAAATACACCTCAACGGGGTACCATGTGAATCATTCGACTTCTTAGGAAAGTACTCGCACATATGTTCTCACTATCAAAGGTAAACTGAACATCTTCAGTTTGCCCACATATTCAGTCGAGAAACAAAAAGCTTACTTCAACACCTATATTCAAAAAACCGAAGAACACAAACACACATATCAGTGTATTGAATTAAGATCATGATATTGTgctaagtgttgagttgtaacaCAAAGTGTTGTATCTGTAAATTATAAGTTGAGGTGCTGTAAACCTCGTTGTAATAAGAATCAGTCGATGATTGAGTTCTTGAGTCAAGGAGTTTTGGGATAGACGATTATGTAATTTCCTAGTCTTGGAGTGAGCTGTTGCAAAGAGTTGTAATAGTTAAAGTCTTCTAAAGTGAATCTTTCTGAGGTGGAAAAAAGAGCGACGTAGGAGTCTTTGAAATGTCCAAACAGTCATAAACAGACCCTTGTGTCATCTTAATTTCAGTTTAGAACTCTCACGCACTAATTACCTCAATCAGTCCATCAATTCACGAGTTCAATTTTTTAGTTTGCATTATTCTGCActatacatttatttttaaattaacatTGACATGCAAGAGGATATTAGTTCAGTTTACTAACCCCAACTGAAATAAACCAAGAGTTTCGAGGATCAACTGCAACAGTAATATCAAAAAATCAGTTTGAGAGCAGTTCCTTATCCCGACGCAACTAATACTAACAAGTTGGAGCAGTTTACCCACCAGAATCAATCCCatcataaataattaatttctcacaatctttcaaatatttaactctataaatataaattgaaggTCATCGATCACTAGAGTATAAAATAAATCTGCACCCAACATGAAGGTCAAATACACTTCCATATTTTCTTATGCTTTTGGTTAGCTTGTACATGTTTTACGAATTTATTGACGCTAAAATATGGGCTTTGCCCATATCCTAGATTTAAGGGCTTAATAGCGTCGACCAAATCATGTTTTACACGCTTTATTTCAAATgatcaatattttaaaaatttcatgtTATATCTTTTTTGAAAATGTTTTCTTGATCGCATATTGAACGTATGTGATTGTATAATAGAATTTTAAAGATTTatatgtttattattattttttgtgggAATCCGTaaccattattctctgatttaCATTAGGTACGATAAACCTCCGAACTATAGTGAGTAATATGTTGCAAACCATGCTAGTCAGATAAATCACAACGAAGAAGCCATGTATACAAATTCACTTGAAAATGTGTTGATAAGCTAGAATTGATCTTCTTACAATTGATTATCAAGCATTCACCGCTCAACCAACTGCTCCACTAAATCATATATATAGTCCCTTGTTCTAGCACTATTATAATTTGGCTCTTCCACATGCACAAACATAATCTAATTGTTCTAATTTTTTctatgaaataattaaataacctATAGTTTcacatttaaaaatatatatttctcaTGTACTCGTTTTTCGCATCAATCAATATATAATTGCACACACACATAcaatatatttcaaatattGTAAAttgtattataaaataatactaTATTTAATTATGTAGCATAGAAATGCTAATAATCCAATTAATAGTAGaagatcaaatatatatatatatatatatatatatcacattaTCGATTGTGATGAATCTGATGATATTTAAGAAATTGTGATGAAATTTAGAAAGCACAGTATGCTGGATTTGGtaggaaatatatatatataataaatgatCATGATTTGCCAAAAAACAATATTAGAATATCTTAATaattttgaatgatagaaatgTGCATTGAATATTTATTCCAAATTGCAGCTATGGTTCAATGCTATATATAAATGGAGTGATGATGAGAATTTGAACATaccattaatataatataataaattatatataattaaagatGAAAAACATGAATATGAATTCAGGAGTAGGAGTAGTAGTAGTATTCCTAATGATTAATATTCTGCAGGTTTTGGTTGTGAATGCAAGATTTTGTTATAATCATAAAATAGTGTACGTCGGAAACTGGCTCCCCGGCAACGCGACGTTGGCCGTGCATTGTTACTCTAAGGAGGACGACCTCGGGCTTCAAATTCTGGGGAAGAGTCAAGAATTCACTTTTAATTTCTGCGAGGATATTATATACGGCACAAGGTTTTACTGCCAAACAAGTTACTGGAGTAATGAGCTGAAGAGTAGCAGGAAACTCAATTTCGAAGCTTTCAGTAACATGTGGGAACATGAGTGGTGTCGGCCTCATGGTGTTTGCTATTGGGCATTATCCGCTCAAGGCCTTTTCTTTTCTCCCACCTATCCTCCGGAACAGTTCCAAAAATTTGCTGGATGgagctaatatatatatatatatatattgtcatTAATTGTTTCAATCATTGTCAAATGCATTTCACCAACCaaacatatatacatatgtttctcatttatatgaaattattaatcaatataatatataattgttgtTTGCTACTTATATGTTAttgaatgatatatatattcacGGTTTAAAAATGATGACCAAATAaagggaaaattgcatatatcacccctgtgaaatccGACTTTGCTAATAACTccctatgaatttttttaagctaataaccccatgcgattcaaaatttgtagcatacacaccctttccagttaaaaattgacaaaaatacccttacttaaataaataattaaattaattttgttttataattctatattcaattgagtaaaataatcaaattttatttaaataactatgaaaattatatataattattttatcataatatttgtcatacacgaaatatattttaatattaaattgtaTTATAACATTAAGGgcattttagttattttttagccagaagagggtgtatgctacaaatttaGAATCATAAGGGGCTTCTAGCTCAAAAAATTTCATAAGGGGTTATCAGCAAACACAcgatttcacaggggtgatatatgcaatttttcccCAAATAAATGAATCTGGGCACCAAATGTAATTGTGTTGACACAACTTTTtcacaaataataaaattattaagaaTAAAGagatattattcataataaaaacaatatgaaataaataaattttattcatactaaaaaaaatcaaacaaatttaaaatttaaattaattaaaccaatAGTTTTCTCAAATAAACCATATATTAAATAACCGCTGAACATGATgcttaatcaaatcaaaactaaAATGACCAAACTTACGataaaacaaaattatttaataattttgcaCGATTCCATCTCCAATCAACTGATCGATCCTCCCTTCCGGATCTTtaaagaaatcagaaacatcaAAATGTGCTGAAAAAGATGGGTTTTTACTTAAATCTTCACCTAGATAAATAAGATTAATCTTCACCTTGATCGCTCCCACGaccacgtccacgtccacgacCAGGGGCGGATCTCGGGTTTCaattttgggggggggggggggggggggcgcgCTTACAAAATATATACAAAAGATTTAaagataaaagataaaaattacattgtttttaacaaatatattttaGCTAAAATAAATTCGAAGttctataaaatttttaaaatcttcAATGATATCATCAATACAAATTTTTTTGGTAATGTctctttcaaaaaataatatcaatgCATTCGAGAGAAAATTATCATtcattttgagaaaaaaatataaaggtTGCAACTCAAGATAAATACCTAATGAAAAAGTGGATTTAATGTTCAGTCCCTATGCAATAATATTGTATTATGTACTACCTAATACATCAAAAACTTATTTCTTACTCCCtagttcatattttatttaatatttcccttaatcttattattttattccattTTTTAATTTGGTTCAAGCCCATCTTTTCTTCTCACTCTCCTTCTCTGCCGATCACCGC comes from Henckelia pumila isolate YLH828 chromosome 4, ASM3356847v2, whole genome shotgun sequence and encodes:
- the LOC140861797 gene encoding S-protein homolog 3-like: MINILQVLVVNARFCYNHKIVYVGNWLPGNATLAVHCYSKEDDLGLQILGKSQEFTFNFCEDIIYGTRFYCQTSYWSNELKSSRKLNFEAFSNMWEHEWCRPHGVCYWALSAQGLFFSPTYPPEQFQKFAGWS